Proteins encoded together in one Quercus lobata isolate SW786 chromosome 3, ValleyOak3.0 Primary Assembly, whole genome shotgun sequence window:
- the LOC115978956 gene encoding erlin-2-B-like yields MDTHQPRPVTPQPPHSGGGSGGGFSAILTVFLSFIAIFAVIVIPSSSTFRNGFSILHQVPEGYVGVYWRGGALLKMITDPGFHLKLPFITHYEPVQVTLQTDQVRDIPCGTKGGVMINFEKIEVVNRLHKDYVHDTLLNYGVKYDDTWIYDKIHHEINQFCSSHSLQQVYIDVFDQIDEKMKDALQGDCTRYAPGIEIISVRITKPKIPESIRRNFEQMEEERTKVLIAIEKQRVVEKEAETNKKMAISEAEKVANVSKILMEQKLMEKDSVRKQQEIENQIYMARQKSLADADFYRLLKEAEANKLKLTPQFLELKFIEAIADNTKIFFGEKIPNMFLDQRLLGNFLQQLSRDVSEEEKSIA; encoded by the exons ATGGATACACATCAACCAAGACCCGTAACTCCACAGCCTCCTCACAGCGGCGGCGGCAGCGGCGGCGGTTTTTCTGCGATTCTCACAGTCTTCCTATCCTTCATCGCAATCTTCGCCGTG ATAGTGATTCCTTCATCATCAACTTTTAGGAATGGTTTTTCCATTTTGCACCAAGTCCCAGAAGGCTATGTTGGGGTTTACTGGAGAGGAGGCGCCCTTCTAAAGATGATTACAGATCCAG GTTTTCATCTGAAGCTGCCTTTTATAACCCATTATGAGCCTGTTCAAGTAACCCTTCAGACAGATCAA GTGAGGGATATTCCTTGTGGTACAAAAGGAGGTGTCATGATCAACTTTGAGAAGATAGAG GTTGTTAACCGGCTTCACAAGGACTATGTGCATGACACTCTGCTGAACTATGGGGTGAAGTATGACGATACATGGATATATGACAAAATTCATCACGAGATCAATCAGTTTTGCAGCTCTCACTCTCTTCAGCAAGTCTACATTGATGTTTTTGATCAA attgatgaaaagatgaaagaTGCTCTCCAGGGTGACTGCACACGTTATGCTCCAGGTATTGAAATCATTAGTGTTCGCATTACGAAGCCAAAAATCCCGGAAAGCATAAGACGCAATTTTGAACAGATGGAAGAGGAACGCACTAAG GTCTTAATTGCTATTGAGAAACAGAGAGTGGTTGAGAAAGAGGCAgagacaaataagaaaatggCTATCAGTGAAGCTGAAAAGGTTGCAAATGTGAGCAAGATCCTTATGGAACAGAAGTTGATGGAAAAGGATAGTGTCAGGAAGCAGCAAGAAATTGAGAACCAGATATACATGGCTCGGCAAAAAAGTTTGGCCGATGCTGATTTCTACCG TTTACTGAAGGAAGCTGAAGCAAACAAGTTGAAGCTGACACCGCAATTTCTTGAGCTTAAATTCATCGAGGCCATAGCTgataatacaaaaattttttttggggaaaag ATACCTAATATGTTTTTGGATCAGAGGCTGCTTGGTAACTTCCTGCAACAGTTATCTAGGGATGTGTCTGAAGAGGAGAAATcaatagcttaa